In a genomic window of Oncorhynchus keta strain PuntledgeMale-10-30-2019 chromosome 28, Oket_V2, whole genome shotgun sequence:
- the LOC118360579 gene encoding E3 ubiquitin-protein ligase PDZRN3-like encodes MGCRLSGQGQWADNGNGVKGRDLSHLSHREKLQFRGDGYEQPITMQIEGRHRRGRRRHHSQYPVSDCGTQTEQQSWEALRALGEGEGAGPGLCAYASGPYYDPMTLPPELYAANGYLPSVAYNLEDINRIEYDDDPEMMTNQPNNRNCLIGCCNTDNDEPSSFLSQSEYEGHWLDRPLNYLPLHELDSGLGCTDGSLHQGDLSDPETEEGVEAPMSSPPGNTSRGSSPSSESLLSSELSDSGFHSVSTGEFRHFQKIIDGRIHNYRSRVVPREQRSKSRWDLESIPETLTCDPQAGRAADGVHTAMTHQCTMGSSSIQFRKARSPQLSRHGTGFAPRVAASSCRTEPCQRRALMLNQHSSEDLPSRSHTVHDLSDRRRASHPALPAGNTATGKYRHVNRQPPSSPNHLAVPTENSGTGQYNRGFNTDISEKRRCPLSDHVEGTWQGCVDNHRSSMASEEYNSEKQGLSKSPSKKQRGKEPADWRQFATLGHPHIGGDWPQADCPCGPLYSTLDGPSARSRRGLSGNPRAVRNQLLKARASRLADERSEVTTDEDAHGEALAGRYWNRTERRRHLAWAREQRQRKLNRGAEGAGENGAGGTGVAGGLGGAGGPVGGCSTVLELSHRKQSRLRNHKLLDDWTTVEELLTHGTRVGQGDNILGHSPLLSVTTV; translated from the exons GTCAAAGGGCGTGACCTGTCCCATCTCAGCCACCGAGAGAAGTTGCAGTTCCGGGGGGACGGCTATGAGCAGCCAATCACTATGCAGATTGAGGGGAGACACCGGCGAGGGAGAAGGCGTCATCACTCCCAGTACCCAGTGTCTGACTGTGGCACCCAGACGGAGCAGCAATCCTGGGAGGCTCTGAGGGCcctaggggagggggagggggccgGGCCTGGCCTCTGTGCCTACGCTTCTGG ACCTTACTATGATCCCATGACCCTTCCACCAGAACTCTATGCAGCCAATGGATACCTCCCCAGTGTTGCCTACAATCTGGAGGACATTAACAGGATAGAGTATGATGAT GATCCAGAGATGATGACTAACCAGCCCAATAACAGGAACTGTCTGATTGGATGCTGTAACACTGATAATGATGAGCCTAGCAGCTTCCTGAGCCAG AGTGAATATGAGGGCCACTGGCTGGACAGGCCTCTGAATTACCTGCCTCTCCACGAGCTTGACAGCGGCCTGGGCTGCACCGACGGCAGCCTCCACCAGGGGGACCTGTCTGacccagagacagaggagggggtagaggccCCTATGTCCTCTCCTCCAGGAAACACCAGCCGGGGAAGCTCTCCCTCCTCTGAGTCCCTCCTTTCGTCAGAGCTCAGTGACTCTGGCTTCCACAGCGTCAGCACAGGGGAGTTCCGCCACTTCCAGAAGATTATAGATGGGAGGATCCACAACTACCGGAGTCGCGTCGTGCCCCGGGAACAGAGATCAAAGTCTCGCTGGGACCTGGAGTCCATCCCTGAGACCCTGACCTGTGACCCCCAGGCTGGCAGAGCCGCAGACGGAGTTCACACAGCCATGACCCACCAGTGCACCATGGGTAGTAGCTCCATTCAGTTCCGCAAAGCCAGGAGCCCCCAGCTGAGCAGGCATGGCACCGGGTTTGCTCCTAGGGTTGCTGCCTCCAGCTGCCGTACAGAACCCTGCCAGAGGAGAGCATTGATGCTGAACCAGCACTCTTCTGAGGACCTTCCCAGCCGCAGCCACACTGTGCATGACTTATCAGACAGGAGACGGGCCAGCCACCCAGCCCTGCCCGCTGGGAACACTGCCACAGGGAAATACAGACACGTAAACCGACAACCGCCCAGCAGCCCAAACCACCTAGCCGTGCCCACTGAGAACTCTGGCACAGGACAATACAACAGGGGGTTCAACACAGACATCAGTGAGAAGAGGAGATGTCCACTGAGTGACCATGTGGAAGGCACCTGGCAAGGATGTGTGGATAACCACAGAAGCAGTATGGCCAGTGAGGAATATAACAGTGAGAAACAGGGTCTTTCCAAGAGTCCCTCAAAGAAACAGCGTGGGAAGGAGCCAGCAGACTGGCGTCAGTTTGCGACACTGGGACATCCTCACATTGGTGGGGACTGGCCCCAAGCAGACTGTCCCTGCGGTCCCCTCTATAGCACGCTGGATGGGCCCTCTGCCCGCTCCAGGAGGGGTCTTTCTGGGAATCCCCGGGCGGTGAGGAACCAGCTCCTGAAGGCACGGGCCTCCCGGCTGGCTGACGAGCGGAGTGAGGTCACCACGGATGAGGATGCCCACGGGGAGGCCCTGGCAGGCCGCTACTGGAACAGGACGGAGCGCCGGCGCCACCTGGCGTGGGCCCGGGAGCAGAGGCAGAGGAAGCTGAACCGTGGGGCTGAGGGGGCAGGGGAGAATGGGGCTGGAGGTACCGGGGTTGCTGGGGGCCTTGGGGGTGCAGGGGGTCCTGTAGGAGGCTGCAGCACAGTGCTGGAGCTCAGCCACAGGAAGCAGAGCCGTCTGAGGAACCATAAACTGCTGGATGACTGGACCACCGTGGAGGAGCTGCTGACCCATGGGACAAGGGTGGGGCAGGGGGACAACATTCTCGGTCACAGTCCTCTATTGTCTGTCACTACTGTATAA